A DNA window from Flavisolibacter ginsenosidimutans contains the following coding sequences:
- a CDS encoding OmpA family protein, whose amino-acid sequence MRKKLSILLLLLIPFLSQAQLGGLLKKAKDKITQRADAKVDKEMDKTLDQVEGKKQTGPSDNSTVATETNTVENKPAVKSYSKFDFVPGEKILYAEDFAQDATGELPLNWNASGKGEVQTIDGKSGKWLRAFENTTYLTGNKKNFGENYTIEFDLMYYFEPKVKGYVMPNWKVGILSSGGIDPTDNSFLKEPDEVNNTFVNFAFSNYGGAQLSSYAKRVQTFRSDRMEMGNMMPTNNTVIHYSIQVQKTRFRLWMDEKKVFDIPRAVNVGDTMNQVYFHLEGSNYKEDEVGLFITNIKVATGLPDTRHKLLDEGKFSTTGILFDVNAATIKPESAGVLKEIGAVLKENEGVKIKIIGHTDSDGSDGANLELSKKRSEAVKAALVKDYSIDEGRISTDGKGEGQPVADNKTKEGKAQNRRVEFVKL is encoded by the coding sequence ATGCGAAAGAAACTTTCTATCCTGCTTCTGTTGTTGATTCCGTTTTTAAGCCAGGCCCAATTGGGCGGACTGCTGAAAAAAGCAAAAGACAAAATCACTCAACGGGCTGACGCCAAAGTGGACAAAGAAATGGACAAAACCCTTGACCAGGTTGAGGGCAAAAAACAAACTGGTCCTTCGGACAATTCAACGGTGGCAACCGAAACAAATACAGTTGAGAACAAACCCGCTGTAAAAAGCTATTCGAAATTTGATTTTGTGCCCGGCGAAAAAATACTTTACGCCGAAGATTTTGCGCAGGACGCAACCGGCGAACTGCCGTTAAACTGGAACGCAAGCGGCAAAGGCGAAGTGCAAACCATTGACGGCAAAAGCGGCAAGTGGCTGCGGGCTTTTGAGAACACAACTTATTTAACCGGCAACAAGAAAAATTTTGGCGAGAATTACACCATAGAGTTTGACCTGATGTATTATTTTGAACCGAAAGTAAAAGGCTACGTGATGCCGAACTGGAAAGTAGGCATATTGAGTAGCGGCGGCATTGACCCTACCGATAATTCTTTTCTGAAAGAGCCCGATGAAGTGAACAATACCTTCGTCAATTTTGCCTTCAGCAATTACGGCGGCGCACAACTTTCAAGCTATGCCAAGCGTGTGCAAACCTTTCGCAGCGACCGCATGGAAATGGGCAACATGATGCCAACCAACAACACCGTTATTCATTATTCTATCCAGGTACAAAAAACACGTTTCCGTTTGTGGATGGACGAGAAAAAAGTTTTTGACATTCCCCGCGCCGTGAACGTGGGCGACACGATGAACCAGGTCTATTTCCATCTCGAAGGATCGAATTACAAAGAAGACGAAGTTGGTCTGTTCATCACGAATATTAAAGTGGCAACGGGTTTACCCGACACAAGACACAAACTGCTTGATGAAGGAAAGTTTTCAACCACGGGAATTTTGTTTGACGTGAACGCGGCTACCATCAAGCCCGAAAGTGCGGGTGTGTTAAAGGAAATTGGAGCGGTGCTGAAAGAAAACGAAGGCGTTAAAATAAAAATTATCGGCCATACCGACAGCGACGGCAGCGATGGCGCCAACCTTGAGCTTTCAAAGAAGCGCTCCGAAGCCGTGAAAGCCGCGCTGGTAAAAGATTACAGCATTGACGAAGGCCGCATTTCTACCGATGGCAAAGGCGAAGGCCAGCCAGTTGCTGATAACAAAACAAAAGAAGGCAAGGCGCAAAACCGCCGCGTTGAATTTGTGAAATTATAA
- a CDS encoding VanZ family protein — protein sequence MKKLSIVLFLAYVLVLIKLLFFKVRLAFSTIDIAGNEKASFKTLYDGSNFIPLYRIYYYASGQEPYLVGMLNIFGNILLFVPMGFFLPYFFKRINSYKRLVLLAGFMSLCIEVLQLITATGEFDADDVLLNTVGALIGYFVFARTKHLFRKPPSNTDALE from the coding sequence ATGAAAAAACTATCCATCGTTCTGTTTCTTGCTTACGTGCTTGTTTTGATCAAGCTGCTTTTTTTCAAAGTGCGGCTTGCCTTTTCCACCATTGATATTGCGGGAAATGAAAAAGCTTCGTTTAAAACGCTCTATGACGGCTCTAACTTTATTCCGCTTTACAGGATTTATTACTACGCCAGCGGACAGGAACCGTACCTGGTGGGAATGCTGAACATCTTTGGCAATATTTTGCTGTTTGTCCCGATGGGATTTTTTCTACCGTATTTTTTTAAACGCATCAACAGCTATAAGCGGTTGGTCTTGCTTGCAGGATTTATGAGTTTGTGCATCGAGGTGCTTCAGCTTATTACAGCCACCGGTGAGTTTGATGCTGACGATGTGCTACTAAATACCGTTGGTGCGTTGATCGGTTATTTCGTATTTGCAAGAACGAAACATCTTTTCCGCAAGCCGCCTTCGAATACAGATGCATTGGAATAA
- a CDS encoding proline dehydrogenase family protein — MNDPISFDNTAIAFAYKSNKELKKARFLFSLMGQPWIVKLGAQLAPWSIKKGLPVNGLVRSTIFSQFVGGETLEETVPVAQQLGKYGVKVILDYGVEGAQGEAAYDHACDEFIRVIQFAATQPNIPYMSVKVTGFARFGLLERLDNLMHEAPEDTLIKKYNRALMLLSAGEVNEWNAVQTRFRKICDAAAAAKIGFLVDAEETWIQDPVDALTMLMMDEFNKEKPVVYNTAQLYRWDRLTFLKQCYEAALERNFILGMKLVRGAYMEKERARAAEKGYRSPIQPDKESTDRDYNDAVRFCIDHLENIAVIVASHNEYSNLLTTQLLDEKGYPHNHPHVHFSQLYGMSDNITFNLARAGCSVSKYLPFGPIKDVVPYLMRRAQENTSVGGQTGRELSLIKKELQRRREI, encoded by the coding sequence ATGAACGATCCGATTTCTTTTGACAACACCGCGATTGCTTTTGCTTATAAATCCAACAAGGAATTAAAGAAAGCCCGTTTTCTTTTTTCGCTCATGGGGCAACCGTGGATCGTCAAGTTGGGTGCGCAATTAGCACCGTGGTCAATAAAAAAAGGCCTGCCGGTAAACGGCCTGGTTCGCAGCACCATCTTCAGCCAGTTTGTGGGCGGCGAAACGCTGGAAGAAACCGTTCCGGTGGCGCAACAACTGGGCAAATACGGCGTGAAAGTAATTCTTGATTACGGCGTGGAAGGCGCACAAGGCGAAGCCGCTTACGATCATGCCTGCGATGAATTTATCCGCGTGATTCAATTTGCCGCAACGCAGCCGAACATTCCGTACATGAGCGTGAAAGTAACGGGCTTTGCACGCTTTGGTTTGCTGGAACGTTTGGACAACCTGATGCACGAGGCGCCTGAAGACACGCTCATAAAAAAATACAACCGTGCGCTGATGCTTTTGTCGGCGGGTGAGGTAAACGAATGGAACGCCGTTCAAACCCGCTTTCGTAAAATTTGCGACGCGGCAGCAGCGGCGAAGATTGGCTTTTTGGTAGATGCTGAAGAAACATGGATTCAAGACCCGGTGGATGCGCTGACGATGTTGATGATGGACGAGTTCAACAAGGAAAAACCCGTTGTCTATAACACTGCGCAACTTTACCGCTGGGACAGATTGACTTTTTTAAAACAATGCTACGAAGCAGCGCTGGAGCGAAATTTTATCCTGGGCATGAAGCTCGTTCGCGGTGCGTACATGGAAAAAGAAAGAGCACGGGCAGCGGAAAAAGGATACCGTTCGCCCATCCAACCCGACAAAGAAAGCACCGACAGAGATTACAACGATGCGGTGCGCTTCTGCATTGATCACCTGGAGAACATTGCCGTGATTGTGGCTTCGCACAACGAATACAGCAACCTGCTGACAACGCAGTTGCTCGACGAAAAGGGTTATCCGCACAACCACCCGCACGTTCATTTCAGCCAGCTTTACGGCATGAGCGACAACATTACGTTTAACCTTGCACGGGCGGGTTGCAGCGTGAGCAAGTATCTTCCGTTCGGGCCTATAAAAGACGTTGTTCCTTACCTGATGCGAAGAGCGCAGGAGAATACGTCCGTTGGCGGACAAACAGGAAGAGAGCTGTCGTTGATTAAAAAAGAATTGCAGCGGAGACGGGAAATTTAA
- a CDS encoding outer membrane beta-barrel protein, translated as MSRLLCLCLAVFLAAFAYAQEVPVKFSIVGAKGEPLGAATVTVIAVADSMLTQTKTADSLGRVVFTLLQNSLYIVRASSVNYEPLQINITVKGDAPQFRLVAKPLSKTLNTVVVTARRPLIRQEDDKTIVDPEPLANVSTNAYEIMEKTPGLFVDPDGNIYISSTTPAKVYINGREQRMSAADVATILKSLPPNAISSIEILRMPSAKYDASGSGGVVNIVLKKGIKIGLTGSINIGANQGHYGNQFAGFNLNNSDGKRAYYINVNYNRRNSFDRIQTDRFLSKDTLLQQDAFTTYPATNYFLSYGYSDSLGKKWFLDFAGSVIYQTFDNQTANTNRITNNSNHQILSNSLNKTDYSGNYFRVNNGITFSRKIGSTADWSNDFYFSYDQNRINQQYSNVFSLPFSFSSTGYGSPDNDRNNFVFTSDFKKKFRQNISLEAGVKSSVLSYHSDAAYFKNETGGAVKDFSRTNKFQYTENINAAYLQASKTFAKDVILKAGARLENTNMNGHQVIPSDTTFAVHRTDLFPYAYLSKKLMKIAGYDLRAFLVYRRTIARPGYDQLNPFAKYVDQYLSERGNPALRPQFTQTYEANISVDERPIFAVGMNDTKDIFNQVIYQADSNKTQAYRTYDNLGKNREMYFRALGALPPGKKYFFVIGAQYNHNFYEGTYENKPLSFKRGSWRFFTYHNFKATSTTNIFVNGFLMTNGQLQFYEVSNFGQLNMGISQQLMSRKLTLNLSLQDLFYTNKNDFVLRQGSVSVSGSRKTDSQRVGLFLRYNFGIRKKEEQKLPDAESVSPQRP; from the coding sequence ATGTCCCGACTGCTATGCCTCTGCCTTGCTGTTTTTCTTGCTGCTTTTGCTTACGCCCAGGAAGTACCCGTAAAATTTAGCATTGTTGGCGCAAAAGGCGAACCGCTTGGCGCCGCCACGGTTACCGTTATTGCCGTAGCCGATTCAATGCTGACGCAAACAAAGACGGCCGATAGTCTTGGCCGCGTTGTTTTTACCTTACTGCAAAACAGTTTATACATTGTTCGTGCAAGCTCGGTGAACTACGAACCGCTGCAAATCAACATCACCGTAAAAGGCGATGCGCCGCAGTTTCGATTGGTGGCAAAACCGCTTTCCAAAACATTGAATACCGTTGTTGTTACAGCACGGCGCCCACTCATACGGCAGGAAGACGACAAAACGATTGTTGACCCAGAGCCGCTTGCGAACGTGTCAACAAACGCTTACGAAATCATGGAAAAAACGCCGGGGCTTTTTGTTGATCCCGATGGCAATATTTACATCAGTAGCACCACGCCGGCCAAAGTTTACATTAACGGAAGAGAGCAAAGAATGAGTGCAGCGGACGTTGCCACTATCTTAAAAAGCCTTCCGCCCAATGCCATTTCTTCTATTGAAATTTTGCGCATGCCTTCGGCCAAGTACGATGCATCGGGCAGTGGCGGCGTTGTAAACATCGTGTTGAAAAAGGGCATCAAGATTGGACTAACGGGCAGTATAAACATTGGCGCCAACCAGGGACATTACGGAAACCAGTTTGCCGGTTTTAATTTAAACAACAGCGATGGCAAGCGGGCCTATTACATCAACGTAAATTACAACCGCCGCAACAGTTTTGACCGGATTCAAACGGACAGGTTCTTGTCGAAAGATACCTTGCTTCAGCAGGATGCTTTCACCACGTACCCGGCCACCAATTATTTTTTAAGTTATGGCTATTCCGATTCGCTGGGAAAAAAATGGTTTCTTGATTTTGCCGGAAGTGTGATCTATCAAACCTTCGATAACCAAACAGCCAACACCAATCGCATAACCAACAACAGCAATCACCAAATACTAAGCAACAGTTTAAACAAAACGGATTACAGCGGGAATTATTTCCGCGTGAACAACGGCATCACCTTCTCCCGCAAGATTGGTTCCACCGCCGACTGGTCGAACGACTTTTATTTTTCGTACGATCAAAACCGTATCAATCAACAATACAGCAATGTGTTTTCTCTGCCGTTCAGTTTTTCTTCCACCGGGTATGGATCGCCAGATAACGATCGCAATAATTTTGTTTTTACTTCCGACTTCAAAAAAAAGTTCAGGCAAAATATTTCTCTTGAAGCCGGCGTAAAATCATCTGTACTCTCGTATCACAGCGATGCGGCTTATTTCAAAAACGAAACTGGCGGCGCGGTAAAAGATTTTAGCCGAACCAACAAGTTTCAATACACGGAAAACATCAACGCAGCGTACTTGCAGGCCTCTAAAACCTTTGCAAAAGACGTTATTTTGAAAGCCGGCGCAAGGTTAGAAAATACCAACATGAACGGTCATCAGGTCATTCCATCGGACACCACGTTTGCCGTGCACCGCACCGATTTGTTTCCCTATGCTTATTTAAGCAAGAAGCTGATGAAAATAGCGGGTTATGATCTGCGGGCCTTTCTTGTTTATCGCCGCACCATTGCCCGGCCGGGTTACGACCAGTTGAATCCCTTTGCCAAATACGTGGATCAATACCTTTCAGAGAGAGGCAATCCTGCGCTACGACCGCAGTTTACGCAAACCTACGAAGCCAATATTTCGGTGGACGAGCGGCCCATTTTTGCCGTGGGCATGAACGATACAAAAGACATTTTTAACCAGGTCATTTACCAGGCCGACAGCAACAAGACTCAGGCTTACCGCACCTATGATAACCTGGGAAAGAACAGGGAAATGTATTTCCGTGCGCTGGGCGCTTTGCCGCCGGGGAAAAAATATTTCTTTGTAATTGGCGCGCAGTACAATCACAATTTTTACGAAGGCACCTATGAAAACAAGCCGCTTTCGTTCAAGCGGGGAAGTTGGCGCTTTTTCACCTACCATAATTTCAAAGCCACGTCTACCACCAATATTTTCGTCAATGGATTTTTAATGACCAACGGTCAGTTGCAGTTTTACGAAGTATCAAATTTCGGGCAGCTCAACATGGGCATCAGCCAGCAGTTGATGAGCCGCAAACTGACGCTGAACCTGTCGTTGCAGGATCTTTTTTACACCAATAAAAATGATTTCGTGCTCCGCCAGGGCAGCGTAAGCGTTTCGGGTTCGCGCAAAACAGACAGCCAGCGCGTCGGTCTTTTTCTTCGTTACAATTTTGGGATTCGTAAAAAAGAAGAACAGAAACTTCCCGATGCAGAAAGCGTATCTCCGCAACGACCTTAA
- a CDS encoding branched-chain amino acid aminotransferase, which translates to MLATTIDVTVNKTEHSKLAGFSLENLPFGRDFTDHMLEADYEGGEWKNAEIKPYQPLLLSPSLAALHYGQAIFEGIKAYKNAEGDAFIFRPYDNFKRFNISAERMAMPQVPEEIFIEGMKQLVALDKAWIPQIPDHSLYIRPFMFSSDEVIGVRPSENYKFLNILSPTGPYYNAPMRIYVEEQYVRAVPGGIGYAKAAGNYGSSMYATAQAKKKGYDQVLWTDAFEHKYVQEIGTMNVIFIIGDKAITPDLGAGTILAGVTRDSALTLLKEAGFTVEERPLSIDEIIDAYKAGVLYEVFGTGTAATITMIKELRYKDFVMNFDTDKWRTAPTIKKWLTDIREGRREDKYGWMVKV; encoded by the coding sequence ATGCTTGCAACAACAATTGATGTAACCGTGAACAAAACAGAACACAGTAAACTGGCGGGCTTCAGCCTGGAGAACCTGCCCTTTGGCCGCGATTTTACCGACCACATGCTGGAAGCCGATTACGAAGGCGGCGAATGGAAGAATGCGGAAATTAAACCCTATCAACCCTTGCTGCTCAGCCCTTCACTGGCTGCACTGCATTACGGACAAGCGATTTTTGAAGGCATCAAAGCCTATAAAAATGCCGAAGGCGATGCGTTCATTTTTCGTCCGTACGACAACTTCAAGCGCTTCAACATTTCAGCGGAAAGAATGGCCATGCCGCAGGTACCCGAAGAAATTTTTATTGAAGGCATGAAGCAGTTGGTCGCATTGGACAAAGCCTGGATTCCGCAAATTCCCGACCACTCACTCTACATTCGTCCGTTTATGTTTTCAAGCGATGAAGTCATCGGCGTTCGTCCGTCGGAGAATTATAAATTCCTGAACATTTTAAGCCCAACGGGCCCGTATTACAACGCACCGATGCGTATTTATGTAGAAGAACAATACGTGCGTGCCGTGCCCGGTGGCATCGGCTATGCAAAGGCCGCAGGCAACTACGGTTCTTCGATGTATGCCACGGCGCAGGCAAAGAAAAAAGGCTACGACCAAGTGTTGTGGACCGATGCCTTCGAACACAAATACGTGCAGGAGATCGGGACGATGAACGTTATTTTCATCATCGGCGACAAAGCCATTACGCCGGACCTGGGCGCGGGAACCATCCTTGCCGGTGTAACCCGCGACAGCGCATTAACGCTGCTGAAAGAAGCCGGCTTCACCGTTGAAGAACGGCCGTTGAGCATTGACGAAATCATAGACGCCTACAAAGCCGGTGTTTTGTATGAAGTGTTCGGGACCGGAACGGCAGCCACAATCACCATGATTAAAGAATTGCGCTACAAAGATTTTGTGATGAACTTCGATACCGACAAATGGCGCACCGCACCCACGATAAAAAAATGGCTTACTGATATTCGTGAGGGAAGGAGAGAAGACAAGTATGGTTGGATGGTGAAGGTGTAA
- the rdgB gene encoding RdgB/HAM1 family non-canonical purine NTP pyrophosphatase has translation MKLIFATNNRHKVDEIKAVLPDYFQIVTLKEAGIDIDIPEPHDTLEANAEEKAITIFRMTDTACFSEDTGLEVFALNGEPGVHSARYAGEEKSFAKNIEKLLKNLEGKEDRSAQFRAVICLIVEGNVDFFEGVCKGQIIAEQKGTEGFGYDPVFIPDGATKTFAEMNMDEKNFYSHRRKAVDKLVAFLGGKNTGH, from the coding sequence ATGAAATTAATTTTTGCAACCAACAACCGGCATAAGGTTGATGAAATAAAAGCCGTTCTCCCCGATTATTTTCAAATCGTCACGCTGAAGGAAGCGGGCATTGACATTGACATTCCCGAACCACACGATACGCTTGAAGCAAACGCCGAAGAAAAGGCAATCACCATTTTTCGGATGACCGACACGGCTTGCTTCAGCGAAGACACAGGCCTTGAAGTTTTTGCGCTCAACGGCGAACCTGGCGTGCACAGTGCCCGTTATGCCGGCGAGGAAAAATCTTTTGCAAAAAACATTGAAAAGCTGCTGAAAAATTTAGAAGGCAAAGAAGACCGCAGCGCACAATTTCGTGCGGTGATTTGTTTGATTGTTGAAGGGAACGTTGATTTTTTTGAAGGCGTTTGCAAAGGTCAAATCATTGCCGAACAAAAAGGCACCGAAGGCTTTGGCTACGATCCGGTTTTTATACCGGACGGCGCAACCAAAACCTTTGCGGAAATGAACATGGACGAAAAAAATTTTTACAGCCATAGAAGAAAAGCCGTAGACAAATTAGTAGCCTTCCTGGGCGGCAAAAACACCGGTCATTAG
- a CDS encoding RNA polymerase sigma factor, with product MNGVSNQWHSDSDLLEGCIRGDRKMQHELYDRFAPKMYGVCLRYAANTEEAEDILQESFIKVFKKIASFRKEGSFEGWIRRIFVNTAIEHYRKKIYLQPITEHEENTVEGGYLSVLDNLAEKDIISLVQQLSPGYRTVFNMYVVEGYSHKQIAEQLGISEGTSKSQLSRAKQILQDLVKTFIEERKQMPEQ from the coding sequence TTGAACGGCGTAAGCAACCAATGGCACAGCGACAGCGACTTATTGGAAGGGTGCATCAGGGGCGACCGGAAAATGCAGCACGAATTGTATGACCGTTTTGCGCCAAAGATGTACGGTGTATGCTTGCGGTATGCTGCCAATACAGAAGAAGCCGAGGACATTTTGCAGGAAAGCTTCATCAAGGTGTTTAAAAAAATTGCCTCGTTTCGCAAAGAAGGTTCGTTTGAAGGGTGGATCCGGCGCATTTTTGTAAACACCGCCATTGAGCATTACCGCAAGAAGATTTACCTGCAACCAATAACTGAGCACGAAGAGAATACGGTGGAAGGCGGTTACCTTTCGGTGCTTGACAACCTGGCGGAGAAAGACATCATCAGCCTGGTTCAGCAGCTTTCGCCGGGATACCGTACCGTGTTTAACATGTACGTTGTGGAAGGCTACTCGCACAAGCAAATTGCCGAGCAGTTGGGCATCAGTGAAGGCACCAGTAAGTCGCAGTTATCAAGAGCGAAACAGATTTTGCAGGATTTGGTGAAGACATTTATAGAAGAACGAAAACAAATGCCGGAACAATGA
- a CDS encoding acyl-CoA thioesterase, translating into MARIKIHLPDTFSFFARIPVRITDVNYGNHLGNDALLSLIHEARMQYLKSLGFTEMEFAGVGLIMSDAAIEFKAEAFYGDVLKVYVAAADFSKIGFDLYYELVKEEAEATIAVAKTGMVCFDYTKRKVTAVPQEAKEKMSEP; encoded by the coding sequence ATGGCTCGAATCAAAATTCATCTTCCTGATACCTTTTCTTTTTTTGCCCGCATACCGGTTCGCATTACTGATGTGAATTACGGCAACCATCTTGGCAACGATGCGCTTCTTTCCCTCATTCACGAAGCCAGAATGCAGTATTTAAAAAGTTTAGGCTTTACCGAAATGGAATTTGCCGGCGTTGGTTTAATTATGAGCGATGCGGCCATTGAATTTAAAGCCGAAGCCTTTTACGGCGATGTCCTGAAAGTTTACGTTGCGGCAGCGGATTTCAGCAAAATTGGTTTTGACTTGTATTACGAATTGGTGAAAGAGGAGGCCGAAGCAACCATCGCTGTTGCCAAAACCGGCATGGTCTGCTTTGATTATACAAAGCGAAAGGTGACGGCCGTACCGCAAGAAGCAAAAGAGAAAATGTCTGAACCATGA
- a CDS encoding shikimate dehydrogenase family protein yields MKRYGLLGRTLTHSFSKSYFAKKFAEEGISDAVYENFELKTVEEFPLLLSERPDLKGLNVTIPYKEEVLQFLTDKNDVVEAIGACNTIKIEGENLTGYNTDVIGFRKSLEPQLRPHHKKALVLGTGGASKAIWYVLNELGIEPQLVSRHKQEGQCGYEDLGEEVLSTHHLIINTTPLGMYPNINADPPIPYEFITPQHFLFDLIYNPPKTKFLAEGEKRGAQICNGQQMLIEQAEASWRIWTV; encoded by the coding sequence ATGAAACGCTATGGCTTGCTCGGCCGTACATTGACGCATTCTTTTTCAAAAAGCTATTTCGCGAAAAAGTTTGCAGAAGAAGGCATTAGCGATGCCGTTTACGAAAACTTTGAATTGAAAACCGTTGAAGAATTTCCGCTTCTTCTTTCGGAGCGTCCCGACTTAAAAGGACTGAACGTAACCATTCCTTACAAAGAGGAAGTGCTACAATTCCTGACCGATAAGAATGATGTGGTAGAAGCCATCGGCGCTTGCAATACCATTAAAATTGAAGGCGAAAATTTAACCGGCTACAACACCGATGTTATCGGCTTTCGTAAATCACTTGAACCGCAGTTAAGGCCGCATCATAAAAAAGCATTGGTATTGGGAACCGGGGGCGCTTCCAAGGCCATTTGGTACGTATTAAATGAATTGGGCATAGAGCCGCAATTGGTAAGCCGGCACAAGCAAGAAGGGCAATGTGGTTACGAAGATTTGGGCGAAGAAGTTTTATCTACGCATCATCTCATCATCAATACAACGCCATTGGGCATGTATCCAAACATCAATGCCGATCCCCCCATTCCTTATGAATTTATCACGCCGCAGCATTTTTTGTTCGACCTGATTTACAATCCGCCCAAAACAAAATTCCTTGCGGAAGGGGAAAAGCGTGGCGCTCAAATTTGCAACGGTCAACAAATGCTGATTGAACAGGCGGAAGCAAGCTGGCGGATATGGACTGTCTGA
- a CDS encoding phosphosulfolactate synthase, whose product MNFNLSQIPERFQSPRTAGVTMVMDKGLSVEEAKNFLSVAHPHVDIIKLGFGTSFVTPNLKEKLEVYRSYDLPIYFGGTLFEAFLIRNQFDDYIAVCKEFGISYMEVSDGSITIPHAEKCGYIEKLTKYGTVLSEVGSKDAEHIIPPYKWIELMRAELAAGATYVIAEAREAGNVGIYRGSGEVREGLVQEILTQIPGEKIIWEAPQKAQQLYFIELLGCNVNLGNIAPTEVIPLEAMRIGLRGDTFHLFLNKVTGQ is encoded by the coding sequence ATGAATTTTAATCTTTCGCAAATTCCGGAACGCTTTCAAAGTCCACGCACGGCAGGCGTTACCATGGTCATGGACAAAGGCCTTAGCGTAGAAGAAGCAAAAAATTTTTTGAGCGTTGCACACCCACACGTTGACATTATAAAGCTTGGCTTCGGAACTTCTTTTGTGACGCCAAACCTGAAAGAGAAACTGGAAGTTTATCGTTCTTACGACCTGCCGATTTATTTTGGAGGAACCTTGTTTGAAGCGTTTTTGATCCGCAACCAGTTTGACGATTACATAGCAGTTTGTAAAGAATTTGGTATAAGCTACATGGAAGTGAGCGACGGCTCTATTACCATTCCACATGCCGAGAAATGCGGCTACATTGAAAAGCTCACCAAATACGGAACCGTGCTGAGCGAAGTGGGCAGCAAAGATGCCGAGCACATTATTCCACCGTATAAATGGATTGAACTGATGCGAGCCGAACTGGCTGCCGGCGCTACTTACGTGATTGCCGAAGCCCGCGAGGCTGGTAACGTGGGCATTTACCGCGGCAGCGGCGAAGTGCGGGAAGGCTTGGTGCAGGAAATTCTTACCCAAATTCCCGGCGAGAAAATCATTTGGGAAGCGCCGCAAAAAGCGCAACAGCTTTACTTCATCGAACTGCTTGGATGCAACGTAAACTTGGGCAACATTGCACCCACGGAAGTCATACCGCTGGAAGCCATGCGTATTGGTCTTCGCGGCGACACCTTTCATCTATTCCTGAACAAAGTAACGGGGCAATGA